A single region of the Mannheimia bovis genome encodes:
- a CDS encoding rod shape-determining protein, whose amino-acid sequence MFKKFLGLFSNDLSIDLGTANTLVYVKGQGIVLDEPSVVAVRQDRMGSLKSIAAVGSHAKLMLGRTPKSIMAIRPMKDGVIADFFVTEKMLQHFIKQVHSNNFMRPSPRVLVCVPAGATQVERRAIKESAIGAGAREVYLIEEPMAAAIGAGLPVHEAMGSMVIDIGGGTTEVAVLSLNGIVYSTSVRIGGDKLDEAIIAYVRRHFGSAIGEATAERIKQEIATAKIESDDDIKTMEVHGHNLAEGAPRTFELNSKHVLEAIEQPLNGIVEAVKSVLEQCPPELAADIFERGMVLTGGGALLHNLDRLLCDSTGVPVVVAEDPLTCVARGGGKALEMIDMHGGDVFSSDE is encoded by the coding sequence ATGTTTAAAAAATTTTTAGGATTATTCTCAAATGATCTTTCTATCGATCTCGGAACAGCCAATACATTAGTTTATGTGAAAGGACAAGGCATTGTTTTAGATGAGCCATCGGTAGTTGCGGTTAGACAAGATCGTATGGGATCGCTAAAAAGTATTGCTGCGGTAGGTTCACACGCAAAATTAATGCTAGGTCGTACACCAAAAAGCATTATGGCAATCCGTCCGATGAAAGATGGTGTTATTGCAGACTTCTTTGTAACAGAAAAAATGTTACAACACTTTATCAAACAAGTGCACAGCAACAACTTTATGCGTCCAAGTCCGCGTGTATTAGTGTGTGTACCGGCAGGGGCTACCCAAGTAGAACGTCGTGCAATTAAAGAATCTGCTATCGGTGCAGGTGCTAGAGAAGTATATTTAATTGAAGAGCCGATGGCAGCTGCAATTGGTGCTGGCTTACCGGTACACGAAGCAATGGGCTCAATGGTAATTGATATCGGTGGTGGTACTACCGAAGTTGCTGTACTTTCTTTAAATGGTATTGTGTATTCAACCTCTGTTCGTATTGGTGGCGATAAATTAGATGAAGCCATTATTGCCTACGTTCGCCGTCATTTTGGCTCAGCTATTGGTGAAGCGACTGCTGAACGCATTAAGCAAGAAATTGCAACAGCTAAAATTGAATCTGACGATGATATTAAAACAATGGAAGTACACGGTCATAATTTAGCAGAAGGTGCACCACGTACTTTTGAGCTAAATTCAAAGCACGTTTTAGAAGCTATTGAACAACCGTTAAATGGTATTGTGGAAGCTGTTAAATCCGTATTAGAACAATGTCCACCGGAATTAGCAGCAGATATTTTTGAGCGTGGAATGGTATTAACAGGTGGTGGTGCATTATTGCATAATTTAGATCGCTTGTTATGTGATTCTACCGGTGTTCCGGTAGTGGTTGCAGAAGATCCGCTTACTTGTGTAGCTCGTGGTGGTGGTAAAGCACTAGAAATGATTGATATGCACGGTGGTGATGTATTTAGCTCTGATGAATAA
- the mreC gene encoding rod shape-determining protein MreC gives MKPIFAKAPSLGMRLIIAVILSIILIISDGRSSLMIQARNILETAVSGLYYFANTPRSILDGVSGNFIDNNKLQLENNLLKEQLREKSADLLLLDQLRVENQRLRLLLSSPLRQDEYKKIGEVLAAEMDAYRQQVIINQGRLDGAFVGQPVIDERGVVGQIISVGEKSSRILLLTDITHATPVQVLRNDVRGIVNGTGLNNELIVDNLPRSIDVVKGDVLVTSGLGGRFPEGYPVAIVETVENDTKSQFARIVARPLASFDRLRYLLLLWPTAEEKNYSRSLSPEQVREVVEERRNSVNPFERLKQMSNKKTEVQLDVKEEQVEAEDINENPALQSDPEDDEGHHIEQGAE, from the coding sequence ATGAAACCAATTTTTGCTAAAGCTCCTTCGCTAGGAATGCGTCTGATTATTGCAGTGATATTATCTATTATCCTGATTATTTCTGATGGACGAAGCTCGTTGATGATCCAAGCTCGTAATATATTAGAAACAGCAGTGAGTGGATTATATTACTTTGCAAATACGCCTCGCTCAATCTTAGATGGTGTGAGTGGCAATTTTATTGATAACAATAAATTACAGTTGGAAAATAATTTACTAAAAGAGCAATTAAGAGAAAAAAGTGCAGACTTACTACTCCTTGATCAATTAAGGGTAGAAAATCAACGCTTAAGATTGTTATTAAGTTCGCCACTCCGTCAAGATGAATATAAAAAGATTGGCGAGGTTTTGGCAGCTGAGATGGACGCTTACCGCCAGCAAGTTATTATTAATCAAGGTCGTTTAGATGGTGCTTTTGTAGGGCAGCCGGTAATTGATGAAAGAGGTGTTGTAGGGCAAATTATTTCCGTAGGTGAAAAATCGAGCCGCATTTTACTTTTAACCGATATTACCCACGCCACTCCGGTACAAGTATTGCGTAATGATGTTCGTGGTATTGTGAATGGTACAGGGTTAAATAATGAATTAATTGTTGATAATTTACCTCGCTCTATTGATGTAGTAAAAGGTGATGTATTAGTTACTTCTGGTTTAGGTGGACGTTTTCCGGAAGGCTATCCTGTTGCAATTGTCGAAACTGTCGAAAATGATACAAAAAGCCAATTCGCTAGAATTGTTGCCAGACCATTAGCTTCATTTGATCGTTTACGTTATCTATTATTACTTTGGCCTACAGCGGAAGAGAAAAATTACAGCCGAAGTTTATCGCCTGAACAAGTGCGTGAAGTTGTGGAAGAAAGGCGAAATAGTGTTAACCCGTTTGAACGATTAAAACAGATGTCAAATAAGAAAACAGAAGTTCAGTTGGATGTCAAAGAAGAGCAAGTGGAGGCAGAAGACATAAACGAAAACCCGGCATTACAATCTGATCCGGAAGACGATGAAGGTCATCATATAGAACAAGGAGCTGAATAA
- the mreD gene encoding rod shape-determining protein MreD: MRTNPIFQILVILAIFVIAFVLEIMPWPVGFQGLRPTWVVLVLIYWALALPDKISVGTAFLAGIVWDLILGSILGIHALILSIAIYFVAKYHLILRNLSLWLQSLLVMAYIVLLRFAIFVVEFILHSAEFNSQEILGAVISGVLWPWIFLLMRHIRRQLRLR, encoded by the coding sequence ATGAGAACAAACCCGATTTTTCAGATCCTAGTTATTCTTGCGATTTTTGTGATTGCTTTTGTGTTGGAAATTATGCCTTGGCCTGTTGGATTTCAAGGCTTACGCCCAACGTGGGTTGTATTGGTGCTGATCTACTGGGCATTAGCACTGCCTGATAAAATCAGCGTCGGTACAGCTTTTTTAGCAGGTATTGTGTGGGATCTGATCTTAGGTTCGATTTTAGGCATTCACGCATTAATATTGTCTATTGCCATCTATTTTGTGGCGAAGTACCACCTTATTTTACGTAATTTATCACTTTGGCTGCAAAGTTTATTGGTAATGGCATATATCGTACTGCTCCGTTTCGCTATTTTTGTGGTTGAATTCATTTTGCATAGTGCTGAATTTAACTCACAAGAAATATTAGGGGCAGTCATTAGCGGTGTACTCTGGCCTTGGATTTTCCTACTGATGCGTCATATTCGCCGCCAACTTCGCTTACGTTAG
- a CDS encoding replication-associated recombination protein A — MSSLSFDFAEDFRPLAARMRPQNLAEYVGQSHLIGEGKPLRRAIEAGHSHSMIFWGPPGTGKTTLAEIIAHHFDAEVERISAVTSGVKEIREAIERAKLNRQTGRRTLLFVDEVHRFNKSQQDAFLPHIEDGTIIFIGATTENPSFELNNALLSRARIYILKPLQAVEILKILQMAVADVERGLGNEKLLLEDDVLTLLADYVNGDARFALNCLELMADMAESTSQGKVLNKALLTEVLGERQARFDKGGDRYYDLISALHKSIRGSSPDGALYWYARILTAGGDPLYVARRLLAIASEDIGNADPRAMQIAIAAWDCFTRVGAYEGERAIAQAIIYLAVAPKSNAVYQAFNEAKRLAKEAKDYDVPEHLRNAPTNLMKSLGYGEEYRYAHNEPNAYAAGENYFPPELQETQFYFPSERGMEKQIKEKMAWLKTQDELSEIKRYK, encoded by the coding sequence ATGAGTAGTTTGTCTTTTGATTTTGCAGAAGATTTTCGACCGCTTGCAGCAAGAATGCGTCCTCAAAATTTAGCTGAATATGTGGGTCAATCTCATCTGATCGGCGAAGGTAAACCACTGCGTAGAGCGATTGAAGCAGGACATAGTCATTCTATGATTTTCTGGGGTCCTCCGGGAACAGGGAAAACGACATTAGCTGAAATTATTGCCCATCATTTTGATGCTGAAGTGGAACGTATTTCAGCGGTAACCAGCGGTGTAAAAGAGATCAGAGAAGCAATTGAACGAGCAAAATTAAATCGACAAACAGGCAGACGAACATTACTCTTTGTTGATGAGGTTCATCGATTCAACAAAAGTCAGCAAGATGCATTTTTACCGCATATTGAAGACGGCACGATCATCTTTATTGGAGCAACAACGGAGAACCCTTCGTTTGAGCTTAATAATGCGTTACTTTCCCGAGCCAGAATTTATATCTTAAAGCCACTACAAGCGGTCGAAATTTTGAAAATTTTGCAAATGGCGGTGGCAGATGTAGAGCGTGGGCTAGGCAATGAAAAATTACTGCTTGAAGATGATGTACTGACATTACTTGCCGATTATGTAAATGGTGATGCTCGTTTTGCCTTAAATTGCCTAGAGTTAATGGCAGATATGGCAGAAAGTACCTCTCAAGGTAAAGTGTTAAACAAGGCATTACTTACTGAAGTATTGGGTGAGCGACAAGCTCGTTTTGATAAAGGGGGCGATCGTTATTACGATCTAATCTCAGCCCTCCATAAATCTATTCGTGGTTCATCGCCAGATGGGGCATTATATTGGTACGCTCGTATTTTAACCGCAGGTGGCGATCCGCTTTATGTGGCAAGGCGATTACTTGCAATTGCTTCAGAAGATATAGGCAATGCAGATCCGAGAGCAATGCAAATTGCTATAGCAGCGTGGGATTGCTTTACCAGAGTTGGAGCTTATGAAGGAGAAAGGGCTATTGCCCAAGCGATTATTTATCTTGCGGTTGCTCCTAAAAGTAATGCGGTTTATCAAGCCTTCAATGAAGCTAAACGCTTAGCGAAAGAAGCAAAAGATTATGATGTACCGGAACATTTACGCAATGCTCCGACTAATTTAATGAAATCACTTGGTTATGGTGAAGAGTATCGTTATGCTCATAATGAGCCGAATGCTTACGCCGCAGGGGAAAATTATTTTCCACCTGAACTTCAAGAGACGCAATTCTATTTTCCTTCAGAACGAGGAATGGAAAAGCAGATTAAAGAAAAAATGGCTTGGCTGAAAACACAAGATGAATTAAGCGAGATCAAGCGGTATAAATAA
- the znuB gene encoding zinc ABC transporter permease subunit ZnuB, whose product MFDILLPAWLAGVCLAFITAPLGAFVVWRKMAYFGDTLSHSALLGVALGIFLQIDPYIAVIAMTITLAILLVWLEQKTNYSVDTVLGIIAHTSLSLGVITISLLDNVRVDLMSYLFGDLLAISFSDVIFIGAGATLILSVLMIFWKRLLSITISPELAQVEGLNVARLRLLLMILTALTIALSMKFVGALIITSLLIIPSATARRFAKTPEKMVFTAILFSIIAVTGGLLLSGWKDTPAGPSVVICAGILFLISLFKKEYN is encoded by the coding sequence ATGTTTGATATTTTATTGCCTGCGTGGCTTGCAGGTGTTTGTTTAGCCTTTATCACTGCACCGCTTGGTGCTTTTGTTGTTTGGCGGAAAATGGCGTATTTTGGCGATACGCTTTCCCATTCTGCATTATTAGGGGTTGCTCTTGGTATTTTTCTGCAAATTGATCCCTATATTGCCGTCATTGCAATGACAATTACCTTAGCTATATTGTTGGTTTGGCTTGAGCAGAAAACCAATTATTCGGTTGATACTGTTTTAGGTATTATAGCCCATACCAGCCTTTCTCTCGGTGTGATTACCATTAGCTTGCTGGATAACGTAAGAGTAGATTTAATGTCTTACTTGTTTGGTGATTTACTGGCAATTAGTTTTTCTGATGTGATTTTTATCGGGGCAGGTGCAACTCTGATCTTATCGGTGCTGATGATATTCTGGAAACGTCTATTATCTATCACAATTAGCCCGGAACTCGCCCAAGTTGAAGGCTTAAATGTCGCTCGTCTACGTTTATTACTGATGATTTTAACCGCATTAACCATTGCATTAAGTATGAAATTTGTGGGGGCATTAATTATTACCTCACTACTCATTATTCCGTCTGCCACAGCAAGGCGTTTTGCAAAAACACCTGAAAAAATGGTCTTTACTGCTATTTTATTTAGCATCATTGCAGTAACGGGCGGGCTGTTACTATCAGGGTGGAAGGATACTCCGGCAGGTCCATCTGTAGTGATTTGTGCCGGAATACTCTTTTTAATTTCGCTATTTAAAAAAGAATACAATTAA
- a CDS encoding class II glutamine amidotransferase: MCQLLGMNCNTPTDITFSFDGFRRRGGLTDHHTDGFGIAFFEGKGVRVFRDNRPGASSPMAESISQYQIKSLNVIAHIRKATRGDVNLENTHPFIRELWGENWVFAHNGTVEGVGVCEECHYQPIGTTDSEAAFCRIVSELKEMYPAKPSEKEIFDAVLKVTERIAEQGVFNFILSNGHFMIARCTTNLHYVCRKAPFGKALRDDDVSIDFSQYTQITDKVTIITTQPLTKNENWIKMKNGGYVFFKDGDVLYEIEGTLPEAKPHV; encoded by the coding sequence ATGTGTCAATTACTCGGAATGAATTGTAATACGCCAACGGATATTACCTTTTCTTTTGATGGCTTTCGGCGGCGTGGGGGATTAACCGATCACCACACAGATGGCTTTGGAATCGCCTTCTTTGAAGGCAAAGGTGTGCGGGTTTTTCGTGATAACCGACCAGGAGCTTCATCGCCAATGGCGGAATCTATCAGTCAGTATCAAATTAAATCGTTAAATGTGATTGCTCATATCCGCAAAGCTACGCGTGGTGATGTGAATTTGGAAAACACCCACCCTTTTATTCGTGAATTATGGGGCGAGAACTGGGTTTTCGCCCATAATGGTACAGTAGAGGGGGTTGGGGTTTGTGAAGAGTGTCATTACCAACCGATTGGTACAACAGACTCCGAAGCCGCATTTTGCCGAATTGTATCGGAATTAAAAGAGATGTATCCGGCAAAACCAAGCGAAAAAGAGATTTTTGATGCAGTGTTGAAGGTAACAGAAAGAATTGCGGAACAAGGTGTATTTAATTTTATTTTATCGAATGGGCATTTTATGATTGCTCGATGCACTACCAATCTTCACTATGTATGTCGCAAAGCCCCTTTTGGTAAAGCATTGCGTGATGATGATGTTTCAATTGATTTCAGCCAATATACCCAAATTACCGACAAGGTAACGATCATCACAACTCAGCCACTGACAAAAAATGAAAATTGGATAAAAATGAAAAATGGTGGTTACGTTTTTTTTAAAGATGGCGATGTGCTTTATGAAATTGAAGGAACGCTACCAGAAGCTAAACCTCACGTTTAA
- the ispA gene encoding (2E,6E)-farnesyl diphosphate synthase: MSYSLATDLTTQQKRINDFLAEKLNHYEAFHSPLINAMEYAVLLGGKRVRPFLIYATGRMLGVPLEKLDHSAAAMESIHAYSLVHDDLPAMDDDKLRRGKPTCHIAFDEATATLAGDALQSFAFELLVTDPHISDKEKVAQVRELTSAAGAKGMCLGQSLDLIAENKSVNLEELELIHRNKTGALILSSVMMGFNLSDYSQNLAIKQPLVNYAKAIGLAFQVQDDILDVIGETDKIGKTVGSDENLNKSTYPKLLGLDGAKQKAETLYQTALSSLEQLPFDTTALKELADFIVKREN, encoded by the coding sequence ATGAGCTATTCCTTAGCAACCGACCTCACCACTCAACAAAAACGGATTAACGATTTTCTAGCAGAAAAATTAAATCATTACGAAGCCTTTCATTCCCCATTAATTAACGCAATGGAATATGCGGTTTTATTAGGCGGAAAGCGTGTTCGCCCGTTTTTAATTTATGCCACAGGTAGAATGCTTGGCGTGCCGCTTGAAAAATTAGATCATAGTGCAGCGGCAATGGAATCTATCCACGCTTATTCATTGGTTCACGATGATTTACCTGCAATGGATGATGATAAATTGCGTCGAGGCAAGCCAACCTGTCATATCGCCTTTGATGAAGCAACCGCCACTCTAGCCGGTGATGCGTTACAAAGTTTTGCGTTTGAGTTGCTCGTAACCGATCCCCATATTTCTGATAAAGAAAAAGTGGCACAAGTAAGAGAACTAACCTCTGCTGCGGGTGCAAAAGGAATGTGTTTAGGGCAAAGTTTAGATTTGATTGCGGAAAATAAATCGGTCAATTTAGAAGAATTAGAATTAATTCATCGTAACAAAACAGGGGCGTTAATTCTTTCCTCTGTGATGATGGGCTTTAACCTTTCCGACTATTCGCAAAATTTAGCGATAAAACAACCGCTTGTAAATTATGCAAAAGCCATTGGCTTAGCTTTTCAAGTGCAAGACGATATTTTAGATGTGATTGGCGAAACGGATAAAATTGGTAAAACGGTGGGTTCTGATGAAAATTTAAATAAAAGCACTTATCCTAAATTACTAGGGCTAGATGGAGCAAAGCAAAAAGCCGAAACACTTTACCAAACCGCTCTCTCCTCTCTTGAACAACTGCCTTTTGATACCACTGCATTAAAAGAATTAGCTGATTTTATTGTTAAACGTGAAAACTAA
- the xseB gene encoding exodeoxyribonuclease VII small subunit has product MAKKPTQDFETTLKELEAIVTHLEAGDLPLEDALNEFEAAIKLVQQGQERLQKAEQRIQILLNKNDTAELSDYTKE; this is encoded by the coding sequence ATGGCAAAAAAACCAACTCAAGATTTCGAAACTACTCTCAAAGAATTAGAAGCAATTGTTACCCATTTAGAAGCAGGCGATTTACCGCTTGAAGATGCCCTTAATGAATTTGAAGCAGCAATTAAACTGGTACAGCAAGGGCAAGAACGCTTACAAAAAGCAGAGCAACGAATTCAAATTCTATTAAATAAAAATGATACCGCAGAACTTAGCGACTATACAAAAGAATAA
- a CDS encoding MOSC domain-containing protein translates to MQVTELNIYPIKSTQSTQVSQAFVEPKGLNFDREFMITESDGKFITARKDVELYRLTAFPIATGLVISHTSGQKCVALYQDFIEEQSSEVWGTNFYSKVADKRVNQWLSEILGREVQLRWLGSQSQRKVENFADNPLSFADSHPVTLMSLKSLEQVQEWSPIPIEMARFRPNIVIDGNIAFEEENWEQIQIGEVLFRKSALCTRCVLITRNLSTLELDPQAEPFRTLKQKHTNDKGKPIFGIHLVPQNSGIIKVGDTITIQS, encoded by the coding sequence ATGCAAGTAACAGAACTGAATATTTACCCGATAAAATCCACGCAATCAACCCAAGTTTCTCAAGCTTTTGTAGAACCTAAGGGGTTAAATTTTGATCGTGAATTTATGATAACGGAATCTGACGGTAAATTTATTACTGCCCGTAAAGATGTAGAACTATACCGCCTAACGGCTTTTCCGATTGCAACAGGGCTTGTGATTAGCCATACAAGCGGTCAAAAATGTGTTGCACTTTACCAAGATTTCATTGAGGAGCAATCAAGTGAAGTATGGGGAACGAATTTTTATTCTAAAGTGGCAGACAAGCGTGTTAATCAATGGCTAAGCGAAATTTTAGGAAGAGAAGTGCAACTTCGTTGGTTGGGTAGTCAAAGCCAACGTAAGGTTGAAAACTTTGCAGATAATCCATTGAGTTTTGCAGATAGTCATCCTGTTACTTTGATGTCGCTCAAATCCCTTGAGCAAGTGCAAGAATGGTCGCCAATTCCAATCGAAATGGCTCGTTTTCGTCCAAATATTGTGATTGACGGCAATATTGCTTTTGAAGAAGAGAATTGGGAACAAATTCAAATTGGTGAAGTCTTATTTCGCAAGTCCGCCCTTTGTACTCGATGTGTACTAATTACTCGCAATTTATCTACGTTAGAATTAGACCCTCAAGCAGAGCCTTTCCGAACGTTGAAACAAAAGCATACAAATGATAAAGGAAAACCGATTTTTGGCATTCATCTTGTGCCACAAAATAGTGGAATAATAAAAGTGGGCGACACCATCACTATTCAATCATAA
- a CDS encoding LTA synthase family protein, whose translation MYERSQSRTVLFPILLFVGINLFILTLSRLALGIWQADRISAVDGWIPLMLQGIRIDVSALCWLFGLPALLSVFFFHKNALGSIWRIILRIWLTAGSVFILFMEVATPNFIETFDLRPNRLFIEYLVHPKEVFTMLINGHLWAVICGVVVFIISLMIYWKLSGWATKNLRLPSWKMRPLLALLVAVTVFVGGRSSFAHRGINPAMVAFSSDPLVNSLVLNSGYSVLYAVQQLKDEDKSSEQYGKMSVEEMLSIVKQVRNRPNSDYILDEIPTLTENKATYQGKPKNIVIVLEESLGAQFVGSLGGKNLTPNLDKLSEQGWYFTNLYATGTRSVRGIEAVTTGFTPTPARAVVKLTKSQNNFFSIAELLKRQGYHTSFIYGGEKHFDNMASFFYGNGFQQIIDEKDYKNPKFTATWGVSDEDLFDKANETFTQLYKEEKPFFSLVFSSSNHDPFEFPDGKIELYEQPKQTRNNAAKYADYAIGHFFELAKKSDYWKDTVFLVIADHDSRAVGEHLVPIQHFHIPALLLGENIEPRLDHRLVSQLDMPTTLLSVAGISGQYPMIGYDLTQDIDPNRAFMQYDATQAMMKGNDVVVMRPNLPIEGFVYDKATFNLMPKEQPEAFKKEALAHALLGSYLYKNQLYKLPPESKQ comes from the coding sequence ATGTACGAACGCAGTCAATCAAGAACTGTGCTATTCCCGATCCTGCTATTTGTTGGGATTAATCTATTTATTCTAACATTATCCCGTCTAGCTTTAGGTATTTGGCAGGCTGATCGAATATCAGCTGTTGATGGCTGGATACCATTAATGTTACAAGGCATTCGTATTGATGTATCCGCATTATGTTGGCTGTTTGGTTTACCTGCATTATTGAGTGTATTTTTCTTTCATAAAAATGCACTCGGCTCAATTTGGCGGATTATTTTAAGAATTTGGCTAACCGCAGGTAGTGTCTTTATTCTTTTTATGGAAGTGGCAACACCAAATTTTATTGAAACCTTTGATCTCCGCCCTAATCGCCTTTTCATTGAGTATTTAGTTCACCCAAAAGAAGTGTTTACAATGTTGATTAATGGTCATTTATGGGCTGTTATTTGCGGTGTTGTTGTATTCATTATCTCATTAATGATTTATTGGAAATTATCAGGCTGGGCAACAAAAAATTTACGTTTGCCGAGTTGGAAAATGCGTCCATTATTGGCTCTGTTAGTGGCTGTTACAGTGTTTGTTGGTGGACGTTCTAGTTTTGCTCATCGAGGTATAAACCCGGCAATGGTTGCATTCTCAAGTGATCCTCTTGTAAATTCACTGGTGTTAAACTCAGGCTATTCTGTACTTTATGCAGTACAACAATTGAAAGATGAAGATAAATCTTCGGAGCAATATGGCAAAATGTCTGTTGAAGAAATGCTAAGTATTGTTAAACAGGTTCGAAATCGTCCAAATTCTGATTATATACTAGATGAAATTCCAACCTTGACTGAAAATAAAGCCACTTATCAAGGTAAACCTAAAAATATTGTAATTGTTTTAGAGGAAAGCTTAGGGGCTCAGTTTGTTGGCTCATTAGGCGGTAAAAATCTTACGCCAAATTTAGACAAACTTTCAGAACAAGGGTGGTATTTTACCAATCTTTACGCTACAGGTACTCGCTCAGTAAGGGGCATTGAGGCAGTAACAACCGGTTTTACCCCAACACCAGCAAGAGCGGTGGTAAAACTGACGAAAAGCCAAAATAACTTTTTCAGTATTGCGGAATTATTAAAGCGTCAAGGCTACCATACTTCTTTTATTTATGGTGGGGAAAAGCATTTTGATAATATGGCTAGTTTCTTCTATGGTAATGGCTTCCAACAAATTATTGACGAAAAAGATTATAAAAACCCTAAATTTACGGCAACTTGGGGCGTGAGTGATGAAGATCTTTTTGATAAGGCAAATGAAACCTTTACTCAGCTCTATAAAGAAGAAAAACCATTCTTTAGCTTGGTATTTAGCTCAAGTAATCACGATCCTTTTGAGTTTCCGGACGGTAAAATTGAATTATACGAGCAACCAAAACAAACTCGTAACAATGCAGCAAAATACGCCGATTATGCTATCGGGCATTTTTTTGAGTTAGCGAAAAAATCAGATTATTGGAAAGATACGGTGTTCTTAGTGATTGCAGATCACGATTCACGAGCTGTTGGTGAGCATTTAGTGCCAATTCAACATTTCCATATACCGGCGTTATTACTGGGTGAAAATATTGAACCAAGATTGGATCATCGTTTAGTTAGCCAGTTAGATATGCCAACCACATTACTTTCTGTGGCGGGGATAAGTGGACAATATCCAATGATTGGCTATGATTTAACGCAAGATATTGATCCAAACCGAGCTTTTATGCAATATGATGCAACACAAGCGATGATGAAAGGTAATGATGTGGTTGTAATGCGACCAAACTTACCGATTGAAGGATTTGTGTATGATAAAGCAACGTTTAACCTAATGCCTAAAGAACAACCTGAGGCTTTTAAGAAAGAAGCATTGGCTCACGCATTACTTGGTAGTTATTTATATAAAAATCAGTTGTATAAATTACCGCCGGAAAGTAAGCAGTAG
- the nagK gene encoding N-acetylglucosamine kinase, with amino-acid sequence MAIYYGLDVGGTKIELSAFNEKLEKLHSERVPTPQTHYEDWLNTIENLVNNADVKFGEKGSVGLGLPGFVNRETGIAEITNIRVADGKTIIKDLSERLGREVRAENDANCFALSEAWDESNQSFSTVLGLIIGTGFGGGIVFDGKVHSGRIGMAGEVGHMQLNYHALKLLGWDQTPIYECGCGNQACLDTYISGRGFELLFNDLVGEKISAKEIIERFYNNEQKVVEFVEKYIELMAISIGNLITVLDPDMIVFGGGLSNFDYIYEALPKALPKHLMRSAKVPVIKKAIHGDSGGTRGAAALFLK; translated from the coding sequence ATGGCGATTTATTACGGCTTAGATGTTGGCGGTACAAAAATTGAACTTTCCGCTTTCAATGAAAAATTAGAAAAACTGCACAGTGAACGTGTGCCAACCCCACAAACTCATTACGAAGATTGGCTCAATACTATTGAGAACTTAGTCAATAATGCTGACGTGAAATTTGGCGAAAAAGGTTCTGTCGGCTTAGGTTTACCCGGCTTTGTAAACCGTGAAACAGGGATTGCGGAAATTACCAATATTCGTGTTGCAGATGGTAAAACAATTATTAAAGATTTGAGCGAGCGTTTAGGGCGTGAAGTACGTGCAGAAAACGATGCGAACTGTTTCGCTCTTTCCGAAGCTTGGGACGAAAGTAATCAATCTTTTTCAACTGTACTTGGCTTAATTATCGGTACAGGTTTTGGTGGCGGAATTGTTTTTGATGGAAAAGTCCATTCAGGCAGAATTGGTATGGCTGGCGAAGTTGGGCATATGCAGTTAAATTATCACGCGTTAAAATTATTGGGTTGGGATCAAACGCCAATTTATGAATGTGGTTGTGGTAATCAGGCTTGCTTAGATACTTATATTTCCGGTCGTGGTTTTGAATTACTCTTTAACGATTTAGTTGGCGAGAAAATATCGGCTAAAGAGATTATAGAGCGTTTCTACAATAACGAGCAGAAAGTTGTGGAATTTGTTGAGAAGTATATTGAGTTAATGGCAATTAGCATTGGTAATCTTATTACCGTTTTAGATCCGGATATGATTGTATTTGGTGGCGGTTTATCTAACTTCGACTATATTTATGAAGCTTTGCCAAAAGCCCTGCCGAAACATTTAATGCGATCAGCTAAAGTGCCTGTTATTAAAAAAGCCATTCACGGCGATTCAGGTGGCACACGTGGTGCAGCTGCACTATTTTTAAAATAA